A region from the Melanotaenia boesemani isolate fMelBoe1 chromosome 11, fMelBoe1.pri, whole genome shotgun sequence genome encodes:
- the hsd17b3 gene encoding testosterone 17-beta-dehydrogenase 3 isoform X2, which yields MDLTELFFISLGTAVFLYYGIRLLLFSRMFFPKLWFPLSETFFTSMGEWAVVTGGSEGIGRAYAFALAERGMNVIIMSRTKATLDQVAMEIGETTGKKVKVIVTDFTDENVFSEIEEQLKDLNIGVLVNNVGMLPSFIPCEFLESEELDKTITKTINCNVKTTVKMCKMILPGMENRRKGMILNVSSGIASIPFPLYTLYAASKVFVERFSQGLQAEYDDTGILIQAVAPFGVSTRMAGYQKTNAVTLSPEDFVKNSLQYLRAGGKTYGSVCHIVLGWLLQSIPLKVLYAESVLHGLQEYVKKKTRQKNLVFASRVTTQTGTNK from the exons ATGGATTTAACAGAGCTCTTTTTCATCTCGCTTGGCACAGCAGTTTTTCTCTACTATGGAATAAGACTGTTGCTTTTTAGTAGGATGTTTTTTCCTAAACTGTGGTTTCCACTGTCAGAAACCTTTTTCACCTCTATGGGAGAGTGGGCAG TGGTGACTGGTGGTTCAGAGGGCATAGGAAGAGCTTATGCTTTTGCA CTGGCTGAGCGAGGAATGAATGTCATTATCATGAGTCGAACCAAAGCAACACTGGATCAGGTAGCCATGGAAAtag gTGAAACTACAGGGAAAAAGGTGAAAGTGATAGTGACAGACTTCACTGATGAAAATGTCTTCAGTGAAATTGAGGAGCAGCTTAAGGACCTCAATATTGGAGTTTTAG TTAATAATGTAGGCATGCTGCCCAGCTTCATCCCGTGTGAATTCCTTGAGTCTGAGGAGCTGGACAAG ACAATAACCAAGACAATAAACTGCAATGTGAAAACCACGGTCAAG ATGTGCAAAATGATCCTCCCAGGCATGGAGAACAG GAGAAAAGGGATGATTTTGAATGTTTCTTCTGGAATTGCTTCTATTCCATTTCCCCTCTACACCCTTTATGCTGCATCAAAA GTGTTTGTGGAGAGATTTTCTCAAGGTCTACAAGCAGAATATGACGATACAGGTATTCTTATACAG GCAGTAGCTCCATTTGGGGTCTCCACTCGAATGGCAGGTTACCAAAAAACCAACGCTGTGACATTGTCACCGGAAGATTTTGTAAAAAACTCCCTGCAGTATCTCCGAGCCGGAGGCAAGACATATGGCAGTGTCTGTCACATAGTTCTG GGCTGGCTACTGCAGTCTATCCCCCTTAAGGTTCTCTATGCAGAGTCTGTGCTGCACGGCCTACAAGAGtatgtgaagaaaaaaactagACAGAAGAACTTAGTCTTTGCATCAAGAGTGACTACTCAAACTGGCACAAACAAATAG
- the hsd17b3 gene encoding testosterone 17-beta-dehydrogenase 3 isoform X1, with the protein MDLTELFFISLGTAVFLYYGIRLLLFSRMFFPKLWFPLSETFFTSMGEWAGSGNQRTPSIKKVVTGGSEGIGRAYAFALAERGMNVIIMSRTKATLDQVAMEIGETTGKKVKVIVTDFTDENVFSEIEEQLKDLNIGVLVNNVGMLPSFIPCEFLESEELDKTITKTINCNVKTTVKMCKMILPGMENRRKGMILNVSSGIASIPFPLYTLYAASKVFVERFSQGLQAEYDDTGILIQAVAPFGVSTRMAGYQKTNAVTLSPEDFVKNSLQYLRAGGKTYGSVCHIVLGWLLQSIPLKVLYAESVLHGLQEYVKKKTRQKNLVFASRVTTQTGTNK; encoded by the exons ATGGATTTAACAGAGCTCTTTTTCATCTCGCTTGGCACAGCAGTTTTTCTCTACTATGGAATAAGACTGTTGCTTTTTAGTAGGATGTTTTTTCCTAAACTGTGGTTTCCACTGTCAGAAACCTTTTTCACCTCTATGGGAGAGTGGGCAG GGAGTGGAAATCAAAGAACACCGAGTATAAAGAAAG TGGTGACTGGTGGTTCAGAGGGCATAGGAAGAGCTTATGCTTTTGCA CTGGCTGAGCGAGGAATGAATGTCATTATCATGAGTCGAACCAAAGCAACACTGGATCAGGTAGCCATGGAAAtag gTGAAACTACAGGGAAAAAGGTGAAAGTGATAGTGACAGACTTCACTGATGAAAATGTCTTCAGTGAAATTGAGGAGCAGCTTAAGGACCTCAATATTGGAGTTTTAG TTAATAATGTAGGCATGCTGCCCAGCTTCATCCCGTGTGAATTCCTTGAGTCTGAGGAGCTGGACAAG ACAATAACCAAGACAATAAACTGCAATGTGAAAACCACGGTCAAG ATGTGCAAAATGATCCTCCCAGGCATGGAGAACAG GAGAAAAGGGATGATTTTGAATGTTTCTTCTGGAATTGCTTCTATTCCATTTCCCCTCTACACCCTTTATGCTGCATCAAAA GTGTTTGTGGAGAGATTTTCTCAAGGTCTACAAGCAGAATATGACGATACAGGTATTCTTATACAG GCAGTAGCTCCATTTGGGGTCTCCACTCGAATGGCAGGTTACCAAAAAACCAACGCTGTGACATTGTCACCGGAAGATTTTGTAAAAAACTCCCTGCAGTATCTCCGAGCCGGAGGCAAGACATATGGCAGTGTCTGTCACATAGTTCTG GGCTGGCTACTGCAGTCTATCCCCCTTAAGGTTCTCTATGCAGAGTCTGTGCTGCACGGCCTACAAGAGtatgtgaagaaaaaaactagACAGAAGAACTTAGTCTTTGCATCAAGAGTGACTACTCAAACTGGCACAAACAAATAG
- the hsd17b3 gene encoding testosterone 17-beta-dehydrogenase 3 isoform X3 codes for MNVIIMSRTKATLDQVAMEIGETTGKKVKVIVTDFTDENVFSEIEEQLKDLNIGVLVNNVGMLPSFIPCEFLESEELDKTITKTINCNVKTTVKMCKMILPGMENRRKGMILNVSSGIASIPFPLYTLYAASKVFVERFSQGLQAEYDDTGILIQAVAPFGVSTRMAGYQKTNAVTLSPEDFVKNSLQYLRAGGKTYGSVCHIVLGWLLQSIPLKVLYAESVLHGLQEYVKKKTRQKNLVFASRVTTQTGTNK; via the exons ATGAATGTCATTATCATGAGTCGAACCAAAGCAACACTGGATCAGGTAGCCATGGAAAtag gTGAAACTACAGGGAAAAAGGTGAAAGTGATAGTGACAGACTTCACTGATGAAAATGTCTTCAGTGAAATTGAGGAGCAGCTTAAGGACCTCAATATTGGAGTTTTAG TTAATAATGTAGGCATGCTGCCCAGCTTCATCCCGTGTGAATTCCTTGAGTCTGAGGAGCTGGACAAG ACAATAACCAAGACAATAAACTGCAATGTGAAAACCACGGTCAAG ATGTGCAAAATGATCCTCCCAGGCATGGAGAACAG GAGAAAAGGGATGATTTTGAATGTTTCTTCTGGAATTGCTTCTATTCCATTTCCCCTCTACACCCTTTATGCTGCATCAAAA GTGTTTGTGGAGAGATTTTCTCAAGGTCTACAAGCAGAATATGACGATACAGGTATTCTTATACAG GCAGTAGCTCCATTTGGGGTCTCCACTCGAATGGCAGGTTACCAAAAAACCAACGCTGTGACATTGTCACCGGAAGATTTTGTAAAAAACTCCCTGCAGTATCTCCGAGCCGGAGGCAAGACATATGGCAGTGTCTGTCACATAGTTCTG GGCTGGCTACTGCAGTCTATCCCCCTTAAGGTTCTCTATGCAGAGTCTGTGCTGCACGGCCTACAAGAGtatgtgaagaaaaaaactagACAGAAGAACTTAGTCTTTGCATCAAGAGTGACTACTCAAACTGGCACAAACAAATAG